One window of Dyadobacter sandarakinus genomic DNA carries:
- a CDS encoding ABC transporter permease/substrate-binding protein has translation MEETQTLWQFMQQQSDKLWDQVLAHVGLTSISLFTAVLVGLPLGILIARCQKLAWIILGIAGILQTVPSIALLGFMIPLLGIGMLPAITALFLYALLPIIRNTYTGITGIDPAITESARGLGMTSRQILTRVEIPLALPVILAGIRTATVINVGVATLAAYIAAGGLGEFIFGGIALNNTNMILAGAIPAALLAILFDFLLSHLQQMNIRKSRLVAAALPALLLILSSCYLLPYSGSGLLGGFTPEFMGREDGYLGLKSKYGLAIPVVVISDAVMYKAAYEKKLDVISGYSTDGRLKAYDLVTLEDDQHIFPPYYAAPLVRTAVLKKYPGLQPVLEMLSGQIDDATMTELNYRTDVKKQAPEQVARDFLRSKGLLKPARSGHAGQIRIGSKIFGEQYTLAAMYKMLIEGYTDLQVVTKTGLGGTKICFDALTNGEIDLYPEYTGTGLLVILKPRPAELARVMGDRDKVFEYVKNEFSRQYQLQWLRPIGFNNAYALMMRRKQAQSFKLNTISDLKQYASNDNHRDRSGL, from the coding sequence ATGGAAGAAACGCAAACACTCTGGCAGTTTATGCAGCAGCAGTCCGACAAGCTGTGGGACCAGGTACTGGCGCACGTCGGCCTTACTTCCATTTCACTGTTCACAGCCGTGCTGGTAGGACTGCCGCTCGGCATCCTGATCGCGCGCTGCCAGAAACTTGCCTGGATCATCCTTGGCATAGCTGGCATATTGCAGACAGTCCCGAGCATCGCGTTGCTGGGATTTATGATACCATTACTCGGCATAGGCATGTTGCCCGCCATCACGGCCTTGTTCCTCTACGCCCTCCTGCCCATCATCCGGAACACGTACACGGGCATTACGGGCATTGATCCCGCAATTACCGAATCGGCGCGGGGACTGGGTATGACCAGCCGCCAGATCCTCACGCGCGTTGAGATTCCGCTGGCACTGCCTGTAATCCTGGCGGGTATCCGCACGGCGACCGTGATCAATGTAGGCGTAGCCACGCTGGCGGCGTATATAGCGGCGGGAGGCCTGGGTGAGTTCATCTTCGGCGGAATTGCATTGAACAACACCAATATGATCCTGGCAGGAGCCATACCCGCAGCTTTGCTGGCCATTCTTTTTGACTTCCTGCTATCGCATTTGCAGCAGATGAATATCCGCAAATCCCGGCTTGTGGCGGCAGCGCTGCCGGCTTTGCTGCTGATTCTCTCCTCCTGCTACCTGCTCCCTTATTCGGGAAGTGGATTGCTGGGCGGGTTCACGCCGGAGTTCATGGGCCGGGAAGACGGGTACCTGGGCCTGAAAAGTAAATATGGCCTCGCGATTCCCGTCGTCGTCATCAGTGACGCCGTCATGTACAAGGCAGCCTACGAAAAGAAGCTCGACGTGATCAGCGGGTATAGTACGGATGGTCGCCTCAAAGCATACGATCTTGTGACATTGGAAGACGACCAGCATATTTTCCCTCCCTATTATGCTGCCCCGCTGGTGCGTACAGCTGTTTTGAAAAAATATCCCGGGCTGCAACCCGTCCTCGAAATGCTCTCGGGGCAGATTGATGACGCCACGATGACAGAGCTGAACTACCGTACCGACGTCAAAAAACAGGCGCCTGAACAGGTAGCACGTGACTTCCTGCGGTCAAAAGGACTACTGAAACCGGCACGCTCCGGCCATGCAGGGCAAATCAGGATCGGGTCGAAGATTTTTGGTGAACAGTACACCCTGGCGGCTATGTACAAAATGCTGATTGAAGGGTACACAGACCTTCAGGTAGTCACCAAGACGGGACTGGGCGGTACCAAGATCTGCTTTGATGCCTTGACAAACGGAGAGATTGACCTCTATCCCGAGTATACCGGCACAGGCCTTCTGGTGATCCTGAAACCCCGGCCTGCCGAGCTCGCCAGGGTCATGGGAGACCGGGACAAGGTATTTGAATATGTCAAAAATGAGTTTTCAAGGCAGTACCAGCTGCAGTGGCTGCGCCCGATCGGGTTCAACAATGCATATGCGCTGATGATGCGCCGAAAACAGGCACAATCCTTTAAGCTGAATACGATATCGGATCTTAAACAATATGCATCGAATGACAACCACAGAGATCGGTCAGGCTTATAG
- the egtB gene encoding ergothioneine biosynthesis protein EgtB: MTTTEIGQAYSRVRTYSEQICEPLETEDYVPQPVAFVSPPKWHLAHSTWFFETFILKNLVPNYKVYDPDFNYLFNSYYNNIGERTIRTDRGNVTRPTTRNVYAYRKYVDAQMLELLDELADPAALAMVELGLHHEQQHQELLVTDIKYILGHNPLFPVYRPGCNLVDGTNPATGWEQIPEGVYEIGHEGPGFCFDNELGRHKVYLHSFEISRALVTNAEYIDFINAGGYRDFNLWMDEGWSWVTHSNIAAPMYWYRQDGEWYYYTLDGFKKINPEAPVAHISFYEASAYAQWKGMRLPTEFEWEIASQTIPWGLRWEWTNSAYLPYPGFSKAPGAVGEYNGKFMINQMVLRGASVATSPGHSRFTYRNFFHAHERWQYTGIRLAR, from the coding sequence ATGACAACCACAGAGATCGGTCAGGCTTATAGCCGTGTACGAACTTACTCCGAACAAATCTGCGAACCTCTTGAAACCGAAGACTACGTACCCCAGCCCGTTGCATTTGTAAGTCCGCCAAAGTGGCACCTGGCGCATTCTACATGGTTTTTTGAAACATTTATACTGAAAAACCTGGTCCCGAACTACAAAGTATACGATCCCGATTTCAACTACCTTTTTAACAGTTATTACAACAACATAGGCGAACGTACCATCCGTACCGACAGGGGAAATGTTACACGCCCCACCACCCGGAATGTGTACGCCTATCGCAAATACGTGGACGCCCAGATGCTCGAACTGCTCGACGAGCTCGCCGATCCTGCCGCACTGGCAATGGTAGAGCTCGGGCTGCACCACGAGCAGCAGCACCAGGAACTGCTGGTTACCGATATCAAGTACATTCTGGGCCACAACCCGCTTTTTCCTGTATACAGGCCGGGCTGCAACCTGGTAGACGGCACCAACCCGGCTACCGGTTGGGAGCAAATTCCGGAGGGTGTATATGAGATAGGTCATGAGGGACCGGGATTTTGTTTCGACAATGAGCTGGGCCGCCACAAGGTGTACCTCCATTCGTTCGAGATCAGCCGGGCGCTGGTGACCAATGCAGAGTACATTGATTTTATCAATGCAGGCGGCTACCGCGACTTCAACCTCTGGATGGACGAAGGTTGGTCGTGGGTCACGCACAGCAATATTGCCGCGCCCATGTACTGGTACCGGCAGGACGGTGAATGGTACTACTACACCCTCGACGGGTTCAAAAAGATCAACCCTGAGGCACCGGTTGCGCATATCAGCTTCTACGAGGCCTCCGCTTATGCCCAGTGGAAAGGCATGCGCCTGCCTACCGAATTTGAATGGGAGATTGCGTCGCAAACCATTCCGTGGGGGCTACGCTGGGAGTGGACCAACAGCGCATATCTTCCATACCCCGGATTCAGCAAGGCACCGGGAGCGGTGGGCGAGTACAATGGTAAGTTTATGATCAACCAGATGGTACTGAGAGGAGCCTCGGTGGCTACGTCACCTGGACACAGCCGATTTACTTACCGCAACTTTTTTCACGCCCACGAACGCTGGCAGTATACCGGCATCCGTTTGGCCCGATAA
- a CDS encoding mercuric reductase yields the protein MQHYDAIVIGSGQAGTPLSKKLANSGLKTALIEKRWVGGTCVNDGCSPTKAMIASAKAVWVSENSARLGVLVEHAHVDFPSIIKRKNEIVTRMRENSEKGILETENLDLIYGTAAFSGMKQVTVQLQSGEEQVLTADRIYINTGLKPEVPDIPGIRDIEFLTSTSIMELDTVPEHLLILGSGYIGLEFGQMFRRFGSKVTVIEPSARILKHEEEDIAQNIADILSLEHIDILVKTEVMSLARQGGLICATLHSDGSTREVQCTHVLVAAGREPQTPALNLEMTGVKTDEKGYITVNDQLETSTEGIYALGDVKGGPAFTHIAFDDYRIIYENMDKPGSRSVQDRPVPYCMFIDPQLGRVGITETEAKEKGMDVKVAVLKNESVARSIETGDERGMMKAVVDAYTGQILGASILAEQGGEIVTILQMAMMGGITYDQIMNSVFAHPTYAESLNNLFSTLEK from the coding sequence ATGCAACACTACGATGCGATTGTAATTGGCTCTGGCCAGGCCGGTACTCCCCTTTCCAAAAAACTGGCCAACTCCGGTTTAAAAACAGCATTAATTGAAAAAAGGTGGGTGGGCGGTACCTGTGTAAATGATGGGTGCTCCCCTACCAAAGCCATGATTGCCTCTGCCAAAGCAGTGTGGGTATCCGAAAACAGTGCCCGGCTGGGTGTACTCGTGGAACATGCGCATGTTGACTTTCCTTCCATCATCAAGCGAAAAAACGAGATCGTAACCCGCATGCGGGAAAACTCCGAAAAAGGAATTCTGGAAACGGAAAACCTGGATCTGATTTACGGCACGGCGGCATTCTCCGGTATGAAGCAGGTAACGGTCCAGCTGCAAAGCGGAGAAGAACAGGTGCTCACTGCCGACCGCATTTACATCAATACAGGACTGAAACCGGAAGTTCCTGACATTCCCGGCATCCGGGACATTGAATTTCTTACATCTACTTCAATCATGGAGCTGGATACTGTACCCGAACACCTGCTTATACTCGGCAGCGGGTATATCGGTCTTGAATTCGGGCAGATGTTCCGGAGGTTTGGCAGCAAAGTGACGGTTATTGAGCCTTCCGCACGCATATTAAAGCATGAAGAGGAAGATATTGCGCAGAATATTGCGGACATCCTTTCTCTGGAACACATCGACATTCTGGTAAAAACAGAAGTAATGTCGCTCGCCCGCCAGGGTGGTCTGATCTGTGCCACATTGCATTCCGATGGAAGTACACGGGAGGTACAATGCACGCACGTACTGGTGGCTGCCGGCCGCGAGCCGCAGACACCCGCACTGAACCTGGAAATGACGGGTGTTAAAACAGATGAAAAAGGCTATATTACGGTCAATGACCAGCTTGAAACCAGCACAGAGGGCATTTACGCGCTGGGCGATGTCAAAGGCGGGCCTGCATTTACGCACATCGCATTTGACGATTACCGCATTATTTATGAAAACATGGATAAGCCGGGCAGCAGATCGGTGCAGGACCGCCCGGTACCTTACTGCATGTTCATCGACCCGCAGCTCGGACGTGTAGGCATTACCGAAACTGAAGCGAAGGAGAAAGGAATGGATGTAAAAGTAGCAGTGCTCAAAAATGAAAGCGTTGCCCGCTCCATAGAAACCGGCGATGAACGCGGGATGATGAAAGCTGTGGTTGACGCCTATACCGGGCAGATTCTGGGAGCATCTATCCTGGCAGAACAGGGCGGGGAGATCGTTACGATCCTTCAGATGGCAATGATGGGCGGAATTACCTACGATCAGATCATGAACAGTGTCTTTGCACATCCTACCTACGCCGAGTCACTTAATAATCTGTTCTCAACACTTGAAAAGTAA
- a CDS encoding UBP-type zinc finger domain-containing protein, translating to MEGVCEHINALETVRQPAELICEECVKTDGSWVHLRTCQTCGVTLCCDSSPSKHMTKHFHRSGHPVVISAEPGERWLWCYKDESFVAYE from the coding sequence ATGGAAGGAGTTTGTGAGCATATCAATGCATTGGAGACTGTACGGCAGCCGGCAGAGCTCATTTGTGAAGAATGTGTAAAAACCGACGGCAGCTGGGTGCACTTGCGCACCTGCCAGACCTGTGGCGTCACCCTGTGCTGCGACAGCTCGCCGTCCAAGCACATGACCAAACATTTTCACCGTTCAGGCCATCCTGTGGTGATTTCGGCTGAGCCTGGCGAGCGGTGGCTCTGGTGCTATAAAGACGAGTCTTTTGTAGCGTATGAATAA
- a CDS encoding L-histidine N(alpha)-methyltransferase, with product MSDSTFARDIHTGLSAAQKYISSRYFYDDAGSVIFQEIMQMPEYYPTRSEFEILSMQSDKIIAKLDFQQPFNIVEFGAGDGMKTRQLLKKLIDQDAAFSYMPIDISRKAIDELEASMLQHLPQLKIRSVVGNYFSVLETLAGDDTPSLFLFLGGNIGNYEDAEVHDLMRAFGKSMKPGDKLLTGFDLRKNPALIRNAYDDPAGITKRFNMNLLHRMNRELGGNIVTSQFDFYSFYNPVNGEVRSYLVSLAKQRIHLSRMDKCYDFEANELISTELSRKYTLPEIEAVAAATGYGVVEHFLDCRHYFTDSLWVKNSM from the coding sequence ATGTCAGATTCTACCTTCGCCCGTGACATTCATACGGGCCTTTCTGCCGCGCAGAAGTATATCTCGTCCCGATACTTTTACGACGATGCAGGCAGCGTTATTTTCCAGGAGATCATGCAAATGCCCGAGTACTACCCTACCCGGTCCGAGTTTGAGATTCTTTCCATGCAAAGTGACAAGATCATTGCAAAGCTGGATTTTCAGCAACCCTTTAATATCGTTGAATTCGGAGCGGGTGACGGCATGAAGACCCGGCAGCTGCTTAAAAAGCTGATTGATCAGGACGCTGCATTTTCCTATATGCCCATTGATATTTCCAGGAAAGCGATTGACGAGCTGGAAGCCAGCATGCTGCAGCATTTGCCGCAGCTGAAAATCCGGTCAGTAGTGGGCAACTACTTTTCAGTGCTCGAAACCCTTGCCGGGGATGATACGCCCAGCCTGTTCCTGTTTTTGGGAGGAAATATCGGTAACTATGAAGACGCCGAGGTGCATGACCTCATGCGGGCATTTGGTAAAAGTATGAAGCCCGGTGACAAGTTGCTGACAGGGTTCGACCTGCGCAAGAATCCTGCCCTGATCCGCAATGCCTACGACGATCCTGCCGGAATCACCAAAAGGTTTAACATGAACCTGCTGCACAGGATGAACCGGGAACTTGGCGGCAACATCGTTACCAGCCAGTTTGACTTTTACTCATTTTACAATCCCGTAAACGGGGAGGTAAGAAGTTACCTGGTCAGTCTTGCGAAGCAAAGGATACACCTGTCGCGCATGGATAAATGCTATGATTTTGAAGCCAATGAGCTGATCTCGACGGAACTTTCGCGGAAGTACACCCTTCCTGAAATTGAGGCGGTAGCCGCGGCAACCGGGTATGGTGTTGTGGAGCATTTCCTGGATTGCAGGCATTACTTTACCGATAGTCTTTGGGTAAAAAACAGCATGTAA
- a CDS encoding ABC transporter ATP-binding protein, whose amino-acid sequence MASSMIVADNVSKHFGLMAAVENVSFEVKAGEIMVLLGTSGCGKTTTLKMLNRLIDATSGTITIDGRDIRTRNREELRRSIGYVSQHHGLFPHYTVAENIGIVPGLAGWNKAETARKTGHWLEQLRLPSDMYGSKYPDELSGGQKQRVALARALVAEPPLLLMDEPFGALDPVTRIAVRNEFLAIQQVKSKTIVLVTHDIQEAFALGNTICLMHEGRIVQAGSAHDLMFDPANAFVANFFDHQRYMLELSALSLRDIWQQLPPGEGSTTSKLSIASSLWDALDVLSGRESAAVQVADPAGKDVRGLTFSHILEAYSRIKNEY is encoded by the coding sequence ATGGCTTCCAGCATGATCGTTGCCGACAACGTCAGCAAGCATTTTGGCCTGATGGCCGCAGTGGAAAACGTTTCCTTTGAAGTAAAAGCGGGCGAGATCATGGTGCTGCTGGGCACCAGCGGATGCGGGAAAACCACAACGCTTAAAATGCTCAACAGGCTGATCGATGCTACGTCCGGGACGATCACCATCGACGGTCGGGATATCAGAACGCGCAATCGCGAGGAGCTCCGGCGCAGCATTGGCTACGTATCCCAGCACCACGGATTATTTCCGCATTACACTGTTGCTGAAAACATTGGCATTGTGCCCGGACTTGCCGGGTGGAACAAGGCTGAGACTGCCCGTAAGACAGGTCACTGGCTCGAACAGCTCCGGCTCCCGTCTGACATGTACGGCAGCAAGTACCCCGACGAGCTCAGCGGCGGCCAAAAGCAAAGGGTTGCACTGGCGCGGGCACTTGTGGCGGAGCCACCGCTCCTGCTGATGGACGAACCTTTCGGCGCGCTCGATCCCGTGACCCGGATTGCTGTCAGGAATGAATTTCTGGCCATACAGCAGGTAAAAAGCAAAACCATTGTGCTCGTCACGCACGACATACAGGAGGCTTTTGCACTTGGCAATACGATTTGCCTCATGCATGAAGGACGCATTGTCCAGGCTGGAAGTGCACATGACCTGATGTTTGACCCCGCAAATGCATTTGTTGCAAATTTCTTTGATCACCAGCGCTATATGCTCGAACTGAGTGCGCTCAGCTTGCGCGATATCTGGCAGCAATTACCACCGGGAGAAGGATCGACTACTTCAAAGCTAAGCATTGCCAGCAGTCTCTGGGATGCGCTGGATGTACTCTCCGGCAGGGAAAGTGCTGCTGTACAGGTGGCTGATCCCGCAGGCAAAGATGTAAGAGGGCTTACGTTTTCGCACATTCTCGAGGCTTACAGTCGTATCAAAAATGAATATTGA
- a CDS encoding response regulator, whose translation MSRRGPIISIEDDVDDQFLIKSIIEELEIPNPVIFLENGMEALIFLETTQEQPFLIMCDINMPVMNGLELRDRIERNEYLKKKAIPFIFLTTADDPRVINLAYDDTIQGFFKKETNFTELKSRFQVIYQYWQSCLHPNTFA comes from the coding sequence ATGTCCAGAAGAGGGCCAATTATTTCAATTGAAGACGACGTTGACGATCAGTTTTTAATCAAAAGTATTATCGAGGAGCTGGAAATCCCTAACCCGGTCATCTTCCTTGAGAACGGCATGGAAGCACTGATATTTTTGGAAACTACTCAGGAGCAGCCATTCCTCATTATGTGCGACATCAATATGCCGGTTATGAACGGTCTCGAACTGCGCGACAGAATTGAACGGAACGAGTACCTGAAAAAAAAGGCGATCCCGTTTATTTTCCTGACCACAGCGGACGATCCGCGCGTGATCAATCTTGCCTACGATGATACCATACAGGGGTTTTTCAAAAAAGAAACCAACTTTACCGAGCTGAAAAGCCGTTTTCAGGTTATTTATCAGTACTGGCAGAGCTGCCTGCACCCCAATACCTTCGCGTGA
- a CDS encoding sigma-54-dependent transcriptional regulator, giving the protein MSKILVIDDEDKLRGLIARVISLEGFQTLEAADIKTAWKKLEQSDIDVVLCDVKLPDGHGVTFVKDLKAKYPSIEAVLLTAYGNIEDGVQAIKNGAFDYITKGDDNNKIIPLLHRAMEKAELNKRVINLEKQLGQKHSFDAIIGKSRKLLASVDLARRVAPTDTTVLLLGETGTGKEVFAQSIHQGSGRAKKPFVAVNCSAFGKDLLESEMFGHKAGAFTGALRDKKGLFEEASAGTIFLDEIGELAHELQAKLLRVLETGEFLKIGDTQPTRVNVRVIAATNRDLQKEIEKGEFRSDLYYRLSVFQITIPALRERTSDIASLASSFAAQFSLKANRKIASLSEAYISALEHYPWPGNIRELKNVIERSVILTDGPVLDVQSLPYELTQPAARDHKGMSAFSMSSAEKIHLQKVLNYTQGNKAEAARLLEIGIATLYRKIEEYKL; this is encoded by the coding sequence ATGAGTAAAATTCTGGTTATTGACGACGAAGACAAGCTCCGCGGGCTCATTGCGCGGGTAATTTCCCTGGAAGGTTTTCAGACCCTCGAAGCGGCTGACATCAAAACAGCCTGGAAAAAGCTGGAACAATCGGATATTGACGTGGTACTCTGCGACGTAAAGCTGCCCGACGGACATGGCGTGACGTTCGTGAAAGACCTCAAAGCGAAATACCCGTCCATTGAAGCGGTACTGCTGACAGCCTACGGAAATATAGAAGACGGCGTTCAGGCGATTAAAAACGGCGCTTTCGACTACATTACCAAAGGAGACGACAACAACAAAATCATTCCGCTGCTGCACCGCGCCATGGAAAAGGCCGAGCTGAACAAGCGCGTGATCAACCTTGAAAAGCAGCTCGGGCAAAAGCATTCCTTTGATGCAATCATCGGAAAGTCGCGGAAGCTGCTGGCAAGTGTAGACCTTGCGCGGAGAGTAGCACCCACAGACACAACCGTCCTGCTGCTGGGTGAAACCGGCACCGGGAAAGAGGTTTTTGCACAATCCATTCATCAGGGCAGCGGGCGCGCTAAAAAGCCTTTTGTGGCTGTGAATTGTTCAGCATTTGGAAAAGACCTGCTCGAAAGCGAGATGTTCGGGCACAAGGCAGGTGCATTTACAGGTGCTTTGCGCGACAAAAAAGGGTTGTTTGAAGAAGCCAGTGCAGGCACCATTTTCCTGGATGAAATCGGCGAACTTGCGCATGAGCTCCAAGCCAAGCTGTTGCGCGTGCTGGAAACCGGCGAGTTCCTCAAAATCGGGGATACGCAGCCTACCCGTGTAAATGTCCGCGTGATTGCTGCTACGAACCGCGACCTGCAGAAAGAAATCGAAAAAGGAGAATTCCGGAGTGATCTGTACTACCGGCTTTCTGTATTTCAAATTACAATTCCCGCCCTGCGTGAAAGAACTTCCGACATTGCCAGCCTGGCAAGCAGCTTTGCAGCACAGTTTTCGCTGAAAGCCAACCGGAAGATCGCATCCCTCAGCGAAGCGTACATTTCGGCATTGGAGCATTATCCGTGGCCCGGAAACATCCGCGAGCTCAAAAATGTGATTGAGCGAAGCGTCATTCTTACAGACGGACCCGTACTCGACGTGCAAAGTCTGCCCTACGAGCTTACACAGCCAGCCGCACGCGACCACAAGGGCATGTCTGCATTTTCCATGTCCAGCGCTGAGAAAATCCATCTTCAGAAAGTACTCAACTACACCCAGGGCAACAAGGCGGAGGCAGCCCGCCTGCTCGAAATCGGGATTGCGACGTTGTACCGGAAAATAGAAGAGTACAAGCTGTGA